Genomic window (Streptomyces liliiviolaceus):
GCCGACACACCGGACACGCCGCCGGACTCCTCGCCGGACGCGTCTGCGGACTCGGGCTTGAACGCGTACTCGACGGTGCGGAAACCCAGCGCCCGGGCACGCGCCAGATTGGCCCCGCGGTCCTCCACGAACAGGGTGGCGGAGGGGCGGACGTGCTCCGCGGCGATCTCCAGGAGGCCGCGCCCGGGTGTGCTCTTGGAGACGCCGAGCCCGCTGGAGAGGAAGACCAGTCCCGGGTCGATCCACCGGTCCAGACGCAGTCGCTCCGCCTGCTTCGCGTACCAGAAGGACGTGTTGTTGGAGGCGATGCCCACCGGCCGGGCTCCGTCGGCGGAGGCCGCGGCGAGCAGTGTTCCGGCGGCGGGGTTCACCACCAGCAGCTCCTCGTCCAGCTCCTTGACCAGCTGTGCGGGGATGTCGCAGCCGAGCTGCCGGGAGAGCTCGCTCCAGTACTCCGCCTCATCGGCCTCGCGCACACTGAACGCGCTCCAGCAGTGCCGGCCGGCCTCCAGTACGGCGGACCGGTCGAGCCCCAGCCGGTCCCCGAGCCCCGCGCCCGGGGACAGCAGCAAGGACTCCCAGGGATCACTGAAGAGGACGTTGCCGAGGTCGAAGAGGATCACCGCCGGACTGCCGGCTTCCGCGGCACCGGGATACGCGTTCACCTGCGGGCCCCCTTCGCTCCGTCGCAGCGGCCCGCCGGGGCGCGGCGGCCGGGAATCGCGACGCTAGCATGCCGGCGCACCGCACCCGGGGCGGCCGACAGGAGCCGTCGAAAAACCAGGAACCGCCCGTCACTCCTCTTCCGGCGTCCGCGTGCTCTCCCGTACGACCAGTTCGTACCCCGCGATGAGTCGTGTGTGGGGGGCCTCCGCGTCCGTGGTGATCCTGTGCAGCACGGCGTCCACGGCCAGTTCGGCGATCTCCCGCTTGTCCGGGGAGACGGTGGTCAGCGACGGGACGCTGTAGCGGGTCTCCTGGATGTCGTCGAAGCCCACGACCGCCAGGTCCTGCGGCACGCGCAGACCGTGTTCGTGCGCCGTGCGCACCGCGCCGGAGGCCAGCAGGTCGCTGAAGCAGAAGACGGCGTCCGGGGGCTCGTCCAGGGCGAGCAGGATCCGCATGGCCGCGGCTCCGTCGGCGCGGGTGAACTCGCCGGTGTCCGGGACGAGTCGGGGGTCGTGCGGCACACCGGCGGCGTGCAGCGCGGTCAGGAAGCCGTGCATGCGCTGCACGGTCGTGGCATGGGCCCGGTCGGAGGGCTGGCCGATGACCCCGATGCGCCGCCGGCCGAGCCCGAGCAGGTGCTCGGTGGCCTCGCGCGCCGCCGCGGAGTTGTCGATCAGTACGTGATCGGCCGGGATCTTGTACGACTGTTCGCCCAGCAGGACAAGGGGTACGCGGCGCTCGCGGTTGGCGAGCATCGTCTCGTCGAGGCAGAGCGGGCTGAGCAGCACCCCGTCGATGAGGGGGTCGCTGAGTCCGCAGGCGATGCGCAGTTCCTCGGCGGGGTCTCCCCCGGTGTCCTCGATGAGGACCGTGCAGCCGCGCTTCTTGGCGGCCGCGATGA
Coding sequences:
- a CDS encoding HAD family hydrolase encodes the protein MNAYPGAAEAGSPAVILFDLGNVLFSDPWESLLLSPGAGLGDRLGLDRSAVLEAGRHCWSAFSVREADEAEYWSELSRQLGCDIPAQLVKELDEELLVVNPAAGTLLAAASADGARPVGIASNNTSFWYAKQAERLRLDRWIDPGLVFLSSGLGVSKSTPGRGLLEIAAEHVRPSATLFVEDRGANLARARALGFRTVEYAFKPESADASGEESGGVSGVSAAELLDTITG
- a CDS encoding LacI family DNA-binding transcriptional regulator, whose amino-acid sequence is MAGARLKDVAERAGVSIKTVSNVVRGEVRVAEQTRERVLRAIAELDYQPNASARHLRTGRSGIIALAVPELVAPYFAELAAEVIAAAKKRGCTVLIEDTGGDPAEELRIACGLSDPLIDGVLLSPLCLDETMLANRERRVPLVLLGEQSYKIPADHVLIDNSAAAREATEHLLGLGRRRIGVIGQPSDRAHATTVQRMHGFLTALHAAGVPHDPRLVPDTGEFTRADGAAAMRILLALDEPPDAVFCFSDLLASGAVRTAHEHGLRVPQDLAVVGFDDIQETRYSVPSLTTVSPDKREIAELAVDAVLHRITTDAEAPHTRLIAGYELVVRESTRTPEEE